In Mus musculus strain C57BL/6J chromosome 1, GRCm38.p6 C57BL/6J, a single genomic region encodes these proteins:
- the Lrrfip1 gene encoding leucine-rich repeat flightless-interacting protein 1 isoform 1 (isoform 1 is encoded by transcript variant 1): MTSPEGAQNKEIDCLSPEAQRLAEARLAAKRAARAEAREIRMKELERQQKEVEERPDKDFAEKGSRNMPSLSAATLASLGGTSSRRGSGDTSISMDTEASIREIKDSLAEVEEKYKKAMVSNAQLDNEKTNFMYQVDTLKDMLLELEEQLAESQRQYEEKNKEFEREKHAHSILQFQFAEVKEALRQREEMLEKHGIILNSEIATNGETSDTVNDVGYQAPTKITKEELNALKSAGEGTLGKAKEVEVKKEIVEKVGQRETLQNSEQEQPKPNTGKDCVDRGVSHPGEKAENQRPAEDSALSPGPLAGAKCEQQVQSQDQENTSDLKNSEQIESHKVTNKSDSRASNSPEQSSCLEGLDSEVPGPTEDLKTDLGKGSFEPCPDYILGQTAEIDKVTCTDSRGTGGNQREDEVQAGDTTVEDQVGTVASGPAKQSKGTENHGESCLKDGLGQSSERELTQEVAEPEEAIVQIPQAGGENTITKADDAEGRDEKPIQAEAQASPGAPINQSGHQDTTGPGSTDAQRTPPHAKERKKQGKSEQQAEALDSPQKKTKNKKKKNKKKKAATPAETCRDANEELNCQDPDVGDMEEEERLQVTDKKQASGSPEQKIRAGSREPVEDPQSGSSGKQNKVEEDGPTEGPTDILDQNSPQCEDREISPVGEKGPQCDTSQIGSEEGHVTSQHGGQAVENHNLDNSDLSGQLEGFNSESGGQAREEVGNSKSKEDCTMS; the protein is encoded by the exons GTAGAAGAAAGACCAGACAAAGACTTTGCTGAGAAG GGCTCCCGTAACATGCCTAGCCTGTCTGCAGCCACACTGGCATCTCTGGGTGGGACTTCCTCCCGGAGAGGGAGTGGAGATACCTCCATCTCCATGGACACCGAAGCATCCATCAGGGAAATCAAG GACTCGCTGGCCGAAGTTGAGGAGAAGTACAAGAAAGCTATGGTCTCCAACGCCCAGCtagacaatgagaagaccaacttCATGTACCAGGTGGACACACTGAAGGACATGCTGCTGgagctggaagagcagctggccGAGTCTCAGCGGCAATACGAGGAGAAGAACAAG GAGTTCGAGAGGGAGAAGCATGCCCACAGCATCCTGCAGTTCCAGTTTGCCGAAGTGAAAGAGGCCCTGCGGCAAAGGGAAGAGATGCTCGAG AAACATGGAATAATCCTAAATTCAGAAATAGCCACCAACGGAGAGACTTCAGACACAGTAAATGACGTTGGGTATCAAGCCCCTACGAAGATAACAAAAGAAGAGCTGAATGCCCTCAAGTCGGCCGGGGAGGGGACCCTAG GAAAAGCCAAAGAAGTGGAGGTGAAAAAGGAAATTGTGGAGAAAGTGGGGCAAAGAGAAACCTTACAGAATTCTGAGCAAGAACAGCCCAAACCCAACACAGGAAAGGATtgtgtggacagaggggtgtCACATCCTGGtgagaaggctgagaaccagAGACCCGCTGAAGACAGTGCCCTGTCCCCGGGACCACTAGCAGGGGCCAAATGTGAGCAACAGGTTCAGAGCCAAGATCAAGAGAATACTTCTGACCTCAAAAACTCAGAGCAGATCGAGTCACACAAGGTCACAAACAAGTCAGATAGTAGGGCCAGTAACTCCCCTGAACAGTCCAGCTGCCTGGAAGGTCTAGACAGTGAAGTGCCAGGGCCCACTGAGGATTTGAAAACAGATTTGGGGAAAGGTAGCTTTGAACCATGTCCAGACTACATTTTGGGGCAAACAGCTGAAATTGACAAGGTGACCTGTACAGACTCAAGAGGCACAGGTGGAAACCAAAGGGAGGATGAGGTACAGGCAGGGGACACCACAGTTGAGGACCAAGTAGGGACAGTGGCTTCTGGAcctgcaaagcaaagcaaaggcaCCGAGAATCATGGTGAAAGTTGTCTGAAGGATGGGCTGGGACAGAGCTCAGAGAGAGAACTCACCCAAGAAGTAGCTGAGCCTGAGGAAGCCATCGTTCAGATCCCACAGGCCGGTGGAGAGAACACTATTACCAAGGCAGATGATGCCGAAGGAAGGGATGAGAAGCCCATCCAGGCAGAAGCCCAGGCAAGCCCTGGAGCTCCCATAAATCAGAGCGGCCATCAGGACACAACAGGACCAGGCAGCACCGATGCCCAGCGCACACCACCTCATGCAAAAGAGCGCAAGAAACAAGGGAAGAGCGAGCAGCAGGCAGAGGCCTTGGATTCACCGCAGAAGAAGacgaagaacaagaagaagaagaacaagaagaagaaagctgCAACTCCCGCGGAAACCTGCAGAGATGCCAATGAAGAGTTGAACTGTCAGGACCCAGATGTGGGTGACATGGAGGAGGAAGAGCGGCTCCAGGTCACTGACAAGAAACAGGCATCAGGAAGCCCAGAGCAGAAAATCAGAGCGGGAAGCAGAGAACCTGTCGAAGATCCTCAAAGTGGGTCGAGTGGAAAACAGAACAAAGTGGAAGAGGATGGTCCCACGGAAGGTCCCACAGACATCTTGGATCAGAACAGTCCCCAGTgtgaagacagggagatctccccAGTGGGAGAGAAAGGTCCCCAATGCGATACCTCTCAGATAGGTAGTGAAGAGGGACATGTGACCTCCCAACACGGTGGTCAGGCAGTTGAGAACCACAACCTAGATAACAGTGACCTGTCAGGGCAGCTGGAGGGCTTCAATTCAGAAAGTGGAGGGCAGGCAAGAGAGGAGGTTGGGAATAGCAAGAGTAAGGAGGACTGCACCATGTCGtga
- the Lrrfip1 gene encoding leucine-rich repeat flightless-interacting protein 1 isoform X16, translating into MDMGTQGSGRKRLPNRERLTAEDDALNQIAREAEARLAAKRAARAEAREIRMKELERQQKEVEERPDKDFAEKGSRNMPSLSAATLASLGGTSSRRGSGDTSISMDTEASIREIKDSLAEVEEKYKKAMVSNAQLDNEKTNFMYQVDTLKDMLLELEEQLAESQRQYEEKNKEFEREKHAHSILQFQFAEVKEALRQREEMLEEIRQLQQKQAGFIREISDLQETIEWKDKKIGALERQKEFFDSIRSERDDLREETVKLKEELKKHGIILNSEIATNGETSDTVNDVGYQAPTKITKEELNALKSAGEGTLGKAKEVEVKKEIVEKVGQRETLQNSEQEQPKPNTGKDCVDRGVSHPGEKAENQRPAEDSALSPGPLAGAKCEQQVQSQDQENTSDLKNSEQIESHKVTNKSDSRASNSPEQSSCLEGLDSEVPGPTEDLKTDLGKGSFEPCPDYILGQTAEIDKVTCTDSRGTGGNQREDEVQAGDTTVEDQVGTVASGPAKQSKGTENHGESCLKDGLGQSSERELTQEVAEPEEAIVQIPQAGGENTITKADDAEGRDEKPIQAEAQASPGAPINQSGHQDTTGPGSTDAQRTPPHAKERKKQGKSEQQAEALDSPQKKTKNKKKKNKKKKAATPAETCRDANEELNCQDPDVGDMEEEERLQVTDKKQASGSPEQKIRAGSREPVEDPQSGSSGKQNKVEEDGPTEGPTDILDQNSPQCEDREISPVGEKGPQCDTSQIGSEEGHVTSQHGGQAVENHNLDNSDLSGQLEGFNSESGGQAREEVGNSKSKEDCTMS; encoded by the exons GTAGAAGAAAGACCAGACAAAGACTTTGCTGAGAAG GGCTCCCGTAACATGCCTAGCCTGTCTGCAGCCACACTGGCATCTCTGGGTGGGACTTCCTCCCGGAGAGGGAGTGGAGATACCTCCATCTCCATGGACACCGAAGCATCCATCAGGGAAATCAAG GACTCGCTGGCCGAAGTTGAGGAGAAGTACAAGAAAGCTATGGTCTCCAACGCCCAGCtagacaatgagaagaccaacttCATGTACCAGGTGGACACACTGAAGGACATGCTGCTGgagctggaagagcagctggccGAGTCTCAGCGGCAATACGAGGAGAAGAACAAG GAGTTCGAGAGGGAGAAGCATGCCCACAGCATCCTGCAGTTCCAGTTTGCCGAAGTGAAAGAGGCCCTGCGGCAAAGGGAAGAGATGCTCGAG GAAATCCGACAGCTGCAGCAGAAACAGGCGGGTTTTATCAGGGAGATTTCTGATCTTCAGGAAACGATAGAATGGAAAGACAAAAAGATAGGG GCattagaaagacagaaagagttcTTTGATTCCATAAGGAGCGAACGAGATGACCTTAGAGAAGAAACAGTCAAGCTGAAGGAGGAGTTGAAG AAACATGGAATAATCCTAAATTCAGAAATAGCCACCAACGGAGAGACTTCAGACACAGTAAATGACGTTGGGTATCAAGCCCCTACGAAGATAACAAAAGAAGAGCTGAATGCCCTCAAGTCGGCCGGGGAGGGGACCCTAG GAAAAGCCAAAGAAGTGGAGGTGAAAAAGGAAATTGTGGAGAAAGTGGGGCAAAGAGAAACCTTACAGAATTCTGAGCAAGAACAGCCCAAACCCAACACAGGAAAGGATtgtgtggacagaggggtgtCACATCCTGGtgagaaggctgagaaccagAGACCCGCTGAAGACAGTGCCCTGTCCCCGGGACCACTAGCAGGGGCCAAATGTGAGCAACAGGTTCAGAGCCAAGATCAAGAGAATACTTCTGACCTCAAAAACTCAGAGCAGATCGAGTCACACAAGGTCACAAACAAGTCAGATAGTAGGGCCAGTAACTCCCCTGAACAGTCCAGCTGCCTGGAAGGTCTAGACAGTGAAGTGCCAGGGCCCACTGAGGATTTGAAAACAGATTTGGGGAAAGGTAGCTTTGAACCATGTCCAGACTACATTTTGGGGCAAACAGCTGAAATTGACAAGGTGACCTGTACAGACTCAAGAGGCACAGGTGGAAACCAAAGGGAGGATGAGGTACAGGCAGGGGACACCACAGTTGAGGACCAAGTAGGGACAGTGGCTTCTGGAcctgcaaagcaaagcaaaggcaCCGAGAATCATGGTGAAAGTTGTCTGAAGGATGGGCTGGGACAGAGCTCAGAGAGAGAACTCACCCAAGAAGTAGCTGAGCCTGAGGAAGCCATCGTTCAGATCCCACAGGCCGGTGGAGAGAACACTATTACCAAGGCAGATGATGCCGAAGGAAGGGATGAGAAGCCCATCCAGGCAGAAGCCCAGGCAAGCCCTGGAGCTCCCATAAATCAGAGCGGCCATCAGGACACAACAGGACCAGGCAGCACCGATGCCCAGCGCACACCACCTCATGCAAAAGAGCGCAAGAAACAAGGGAAGAGCGAGCAGCAGGCAGAGGCCTTGGATTCACCGCAGAAGAAGacgaagaacaagaagaagaagaacaagaagaagaaagctgCAACTCCCGCGGAAACCTGCAGAGATGCCAATGAAGAGTTGAACTGTCAGGACCCAGATGTGGGTGACATGGAGGAGGAAGAGCGGCTCCAGGTCACTGACAAGAAACAGGCATCAGGAAGCCCAGAGCAGAAAATCAGAGCGGGAAGCAGAGAACCTGTCGAAGATCCTCAAAGTGGGTCGAGTGGAAAACAGAACAAAGTGGAAGAGGATGGTCCCACGGAAGGTCCCACAGACATCTTGGATCAGAACAGTCCCCAGTgtgaagacagggagatctccccAGTGGGAGAGAAAGGTCCCCAATGCGATACCTCTCAGATAGGTAGTGAAGAGGGACATGTGACCTCCCAACACGGTGGTCAGGCAGTTGAGAACCACAACCTAGATAACAGTGACCTGTCAGGGCAGCTGGAGGGCTTCAATTCAGAAAGTGGAGGGCAGGCAAGAGAGGAGGTTGGGAATAGCAAGAGTAAGGAGGACTGCACCATGTCGtga
- the Lrrfip1 gene encoding leucine-rich repeat flightless-interacting protein 1 isoform X14 has protein sequence MDMGTQGSGRKRLPNRERLTAEDDALNQIAREAEARLAAKRAARAEAREIRMKELERQQKEVEERPDKDFAEKGSRNMPSLSAATLASLGGTSSRRGSGDTSISMDTEASIREIKELNELKDQIQDVEGKYMQGLKEMKDSLAEVEEKYKKAMVSNAQLDNEKTNFMYQVDTLKDMLLELEEQLAESQRQYEEKNKEFEREKHAHSILQFQFAEVKEALRQREEMLEEIRQLQQKQAGFIREISDLQETIEWKDKKIGALERQKEFFDSIRSERDDLREETVKLKEELKKHGIILNSEIATNGETSDTVNDVGYQAPTKITKEELNALKSAGEGTLGKAKEVEVKKEIVEKVGQRETLQNSEQEQPKPNTGKDCVDRGVSHPGEKAENQRPAEDSALSPGPLAGAKCEQQVQSQDQENTSDLKNSEQIESHKVTNKSDSRASNSPEQSSCLEGLDSEVPGPTEDLKTDLGKGSFEPCPDYILGQTAEIDKVTCTDSRGTGGNQREDEVQAGDTTVEDQVGTVASGPAKQSKGTENHGESCLKDGLGQSSERELTQEVAEPEEAIVQIPQAGGENTITKADDAEGRDEKPIQAEAQASPGAPINQSGHQDTTGPGSTDAQRTPPHAKERKKQGKSEQQAEALDSPQKKTKNKKKKNKKKKAATPAETCRDANEELNCQDPDVGDMEEEERLQVTDKKQASGSPEQKIRAGSREPVEDPQSGSSGKQNKVEEDGPTEGPTDILDQNSPQCEDREISPVGEKGPQCDTSQIGSEEGHVTSQHGGQAVENHNLDNSDLSGQLEGFNSESGGQAREEVGNSKSKEDCTMS, from the exons GTAGAAGAAAGACCAGACAAAGACTTTGCTGAGAAG GGCTCCCGTAACATGCCTAGCCTGTCTGCAGCCACACTGGCATCTCTGGGTGGGACTTCCTCCCGGAGAGGGAGTGGAGATACCTCCATCTCCATGGACACCGAAGCATCCATCAGGGAAATCAAG GAACTTAATGAGTTAAAGGACCAGATTCAGGATGTAGAAGGCAAATACATGCAGGGACTGAAAGAGATGAAG GACTCGCTGGCCGAAGTTGAGGAGAAGTACAAGAAAGCTATGGTCTCCAACGCCCAGCtagacaatgagaagaccaacttCATGTACCAGGTGGACACACTGAAGGACATGCTGCTGgagctggaagagcagctggccGAGTCTCAGCGGCAATACGAGGAGAAGAACAAG GAGTTCGAGAGGGAGAAGCATGCCCACAGCATCCTGCAGTTCCAGTTTGCCGAAGTGAAAGAGGCCCTGCGGCAAAGGGAAGAGATGCTCGAG GAAATCCGACAGCTGCAGCAGAAACAGGCGGGTTTTATCAGGGAGATTTCTGATCTTCAGGAAACGATAGAATGGAAAGACAAAAAGATAGGG GCattagaaagacagaaagagttcTTTGATTCCATAAGGAGCGAACGAGATGACCTTAGAGAAGAAACAGTCAAGCTGAAGGAGGAGTTGAAG AAACATGGAATAATCCTAAATTCAGAAATAGCCACCAACGGAGAGACTTCAGACACAGTAAATGACGTTGGGTATCAAGCCCCTACGAAGATAACAAAAGAAGAGCTGAATGCCCTCAAGTCGGCCGGGGAGGGGACCCTAG GAAAAGCCAAAGAAGTGGAGGTGAAAAAGGAAATTGTGGAGAAAGTGGGGCAAAGAGAAACCTTACAGAATTCTGAGCAAGAACAGCCCAAACCCAACACAGGAAAGGATtgtgtggacagaggggtgtCACATCCTGGtgagaaggctgagaaccagAGACCCGCTGAAGACAGTGCCCTGTCCCCGGGACCACTAGCAGGGGCCAAATGTGAGCAACAGGTTCAGAGCCAAGATCAAGAGAATACTTCTGACCTCAAAAACTCAGAGCAGATCGAGTCACACAAGGTCACAAACAAGTCAGATAGTAGGGCCAGTAACTCCCCTGAACAGTCCAGCTGCCTGGAAGGTCTAGACAGTGAAGTGCCAGGGCCCACTGAGGATTTGAAAACAGATTTGGGGAAAGGTAGCTTTGAACCATGTCCAGACTACATTTTGGGGCAAACAGCTGAAATTGACAAGGTGACCTGTACAGACTCAAGAGGCACAGGTGGAAACCAAAGGGAGGATGAGGTACAGGCAGGGGACACCACAGTTGAGGACCAAGTAGGGACAGTGGCTTCTGGAcctgcaaagcaaagcaaaggcaCCGAGAATCATGGTGAAAGTTGTCTGAAGGATGGGCTGGGACAGAGCTCAGAGAGAGAACTCACCCAAGAAGTAGCTGAGCCTGAGGAAGCCATCGTTCAGATCCCACAGGCCGGTGGAGAGAACACTATTACCAAGGCAGATGATGCCGAAGGAAGGGATGAGAAGCCCATCCAGGCAGAAGCCCAGGCAAGCCCTGGAGCTCCCATAAATCAGAGCGGCCATCAGGACACAACAGGACCAGGCAGCACCGATGCCCAGCGCACACCACCTCATGCAAAAGAGCGCAAGAAACAAGGGAAGAGCGAGCAGCAGGCAGAGGCCTTGGATTCACCGCAGAAGAAGacgaagaacaagaagaagaagaacaagaagaagaaagctgCAACTCCCGCGGAAACCTGCAGAGATGCCAATGAAGAGTTGAACTGTCAGGACCCAGATGTGGGTGACATGGAGGAGGAAGAGCGGCTCCAGGTCACTGACAAGAAACAGGCATCAGGAAGCCCAGAGCAGAAAATCAGAGCGGGAAGCAGAGAACCTGTCGAAGATCCTCAAAGTGGGTCGAGTGGAAAACAGAACAAAGTGGAAGAGGATGGTCCCACGGAAGGTCCCACAGACATCTTGGATCAGAACAGTCCCCAGTgtgaagacagggagatctccccAGTGGGAGAGAAAGGTCCCCAATGCGATACCTCTCAGATAGGTAGTGAAGAGGGACATGTGACCTCCCAACACGGTGGTCAGGCAGTTGAGAACCACAACCTAGATAACAGTGACCTGTCAGGGCAGCTGGAGGGCTTCAATTCAGAAAGTGGAGGGCAGGCAAGAGAGGAGGTTGGGAATAGCAAGAGTAAGGAGGACTGCACCATGTCGtga
- the Lrrfip1 gene encoding leucine-rich repeat flightless-interacting protein 1 isoform X20, with protein sequence MDMGTQGSGRKRLPNRERLTAEDDALNQIAREAEARLAAKRAARAEAREIRMKELERQQKEVEERPDKDFAEKGSRNMPSLSAATLASLGGTSSRRGSGDTSISMDTEASIREIKDSLAEVEEKYKKAMVSNAQLDNEKTNFMYQVDTLKDMLLELEEQLAESQRQYEEKNKEFEREKHAHSILQFQFAEVKEALRQREEMLEKHGIILNSEIATNGETSDTVNDVGYQAPTKITKEELNALKSAGEGTLGKAKEVEVKKEIVEKVGQRETLQNSEQEQPKPNTGKDCVDRGVSHPGEKAENQRPAEDSALSPGPLAGAKCEQQVQSQDQENTSDLKNSEQIESHKVTNKSDSRASNSPEQSSCLEGLDSEVPGPTEDLKTDLGKGSFEPCPDYILGQTAEIDKVTCTDSRGTGGNQREDEVQAGDTTVEDQVGTVASGPAKQSKGTENHGESCLKDGLGQSSERELTQEVAEPEEAIVQIPQAGGENTITKADDAEGRDEKPIQAEAQASPGAPINQSGHQDTTGPGSTDAQRTPPHAKERKKQGKSEQQAEALDSPQKKTKNKKKKNKKKKAATPAETCRDANEELNCQDPDVGDMEEEERLQVTDKKQASGSPEQKIRAGSREPVEDPQSGSSGKQNKVEEDGPTEGPTDILDQNSPQCEDREISPVGEKGPQCDTSQIGSEEGHVTSQHGGQAVENHNLDNSDLSGQLEGFNSESGGQAREEVGNSKSKEDCTMS encoded by the exons GTAGAAGAAAGACCAGACAAAGACTTTGCTGAGAAG GGCTCCCGTAACATGCCTAGCCTGTCTGCAGCCACACTGGCATCTCTGGGTGGGACTTCCTCCCGGAGAGGGAGTGGAGATACCTCCATCTCCATGGACACCGAAGCATCCATCAGGGAAATCAAG GACTCGCTGGCCGAAGTTGAGGAGAAGTACAAGAAAGCTATGGTCTCCAACGCCCAGCtagacaatgagaagaccaacttCATGTACCAGGTGGACACACTGAAGGACATGCTGCTGgagctggaagagcagctggccGAGTCTCAGCGGCAATACGAGGAGAAGAACAAG GAGTTCGAGAGGGAGAAGCATGCCCACAGCATCCTGCAGTTCCAGTTTGCCGAAGTGAAAGAGGCCCTGCGGCAAAGGGAAGAGATGCTCGAG AAACATGGAATAATCCTAAATTCAGAAATAGCCACCAACGGAGAGACTTCAGACACAGTAAATGACGTTGGGTATCAAGCCCCTACGAAGATAACAAAAGAAGAGCTGAATGCCCTCAAGTCGGCCGGGGAGGGGACCCTAG GAAAAGCCAAAGAAGTGGAGGTGAAAAAGGAAATTGTGGAGAAAGTGGGGCAAAGAGAAACCTTACAGAATTCTGAGCAAGAACAGCCCAAACCCAACACAGGAAAGGATtgtgtggacagaggggtgtCACATCCTGGtgagaaggctgagaaccagAGACCCGCTGAAGACAGTGCCCTGTCCCCGGGACCACTAGCAGGGGCCAAATGTGAGCAACAGGTTCAGAGCCAAGATCAAGAGAATACTTCTGACCTCAAAAACTCAGAGCAGATCGAGTCACACAAGGTCACAAACAAGTCAGATAGTAGGGCCAGTAACTCCCCTGAACAGTCCAGCTGCCTGGAAGGTCTAGACAGTGAAGTGCCAGGGCCCACTGAGGATTTGAAAACAGATTTGGGGAAAGGTAGCTTTGAACCATGTCCAGACTACATTTTGGGGCAAACAGCTGAAATTGACAAGGTGACCTGTACAGACTCAAGAGGCACAGGTGGAAACCAAAGGGAGGATGAGGTACAGGCAGGGGACACCACAGTTGAGGACCAAGTAGGGACAGTGGCTTCTGGAcctgcaaagcaaagcaaaggcaCCGAGAATCATGGTGAAAGTTGTCTGAAGGATGGGCTGGGACAGAGCTCAGAGAGAGAACTCACCCAAGAAGTAGCTGAGCCTGAGGAAGCCATCGTTCAGATCCCACAGGCCGGTGGAGAGAACACTATTACCAAGGCAGATGATGCCGAAGGAAGGGATGAGAAGCCCATCCAGGCAGAAGCCCAGGCAAGCCCTGGAGCTCCCATAAATCAGAGCGGCCATCAGGACACAACAGGACCAGGCAGCACCGATGCCCAGCGCACACCACCTCATGCAAAAGAGCGCAAGAAACAAGGGAAGAGCGAGCAGCAGGCAGAGGCCTTGGATTCACCGCAGAAGAAGacgaagaacaagaagaagaagaacaagaagaagaaagctgCAACTCCCGCGGAAACCTGCAGAGATGCCAATGAAGAGTTGAACTGTCAGGACCCAGATGTGGGTGACATGGAGGAGGAAGAGCGGCTCCAGGTCACTGACAAGAAACAGGCATCAGGAAGCCCAGAGCAGAAAATCAGAGCGGGAAGCAGAGAACCTGTCGAAGATCCTCAAAGTGGGTCGAGTGGAAAACAGAACAAAGTGGAAGAGGATGGTCCCACGGAAGGTCCCACAGACATCTTGGATCAGAACAGTCCCCAGTgtgaagacagggagatctccccAGTGGGAGAGAAAGGTCCCCAATGCGATACCTCTCAGATAGGTAGTGAAGAGGGACATGTGACCTCCCAACACGGTGGTCAGGCAGTTGAGAACCACAACCTAGATAACAGTGACCTGTCAGGGCAGCTGGAGGGCTTCAATTCAGAAAGTGGAGGGCAGGCAAGAGAGGAGGTTGGGAATAGCAAGAGTAAGGAGGACTGCACCATGTCGtga